CACGGCCCGGCAGTTGCTGATCTTGTCGCAAATTTTCACCAGCGCCGCGCCGGAGCTTTTGCTTGGCGCGTTCACCACCTGCATTCGCTTGCGCTCGGCCTTGGGCAGAGACTTGTCGTCGGTCAACGCCCCCACGATGGCCGCCACCTCGGCACCGAACGCCGCGGCAAGCTCGTCGTGGCTCGTCGGCGGGCAATCCTCCACCGTGTCGTGCAGCCAGGCGGCGGCAATCTCGACCACCCCGCCACCGAAACCCTCTGTCAAGGCGGCGACCTCGGCGACGTGGGTGACATAGGGGCTGGCCCCGGCATCCTTGCGGCGCTGATCGCGGTGGCGATCCTCCGCAAATGCGCGGGCCGCCCCGACCAGATCGGTCATGGCGTCTCTCCTTCGGGTTTTCGGGGATGCACGGCACTAAGCAGGGCCAGCACATTGAAAGAGTAGCCCGGGCTGCCCCGAAACGCAACGCCGCGGCCGCGCCCCCGCTCAGCCGACGACGTTGAACCCCGGACCGTAGGGATAATCGGTAATGTTCTCCGCACCCTCCGCGGTTACGATCAGGATATCGTGCTCACGGTAGCCGCCCGCGCCGGGCTGGCCCTCGGGAATCGTCAGCATCGGCTCCATCGAGATCACCATGCCGGGTTCCAGCACCGTGTCGACATCCTCGCGCAGTTCCAGCCCCGCCTCGCGGCCGTAGTAGTGCGACAGCACACCGAAGCTGTGGCCATAGCCGAAGCTGCGGTATTGCAGCAGGCCGCGCTCGGCGAGGAAAGCGTTGATGGCGTGGGTCACCTCGGCGCAGGTGACGCCCGGCTTGAGCAGCGACATGCCGTATTCATGGGCGGCAACGTTCGCCTCCCAGAATTCCAGGCTGGCCGCGTCCACCTCGGCCACGAACATCGTGCGTTCCAGCGCGGTGTAATAGCCCGAGATCATCGGGAAGGTGTTGAGCGACAGGATGTCGCCGCGCTGCAACGCCCGCGCGGTCACCGGGTTGTGCGCGCCATCGGTGTTCAGCCCCGACTGGAACCAGACCCATGTGTCGCGGTATTCGGCATCGGGAAAGCGGCGCGCGATCTCCAGGTCCATCGCGTCGCGCCCGGCCATCGCCACGTCGATCTCGCGCGTGCCCTCGCGCACCGCCTCGCGGATCGCGTAGCCGCCCACATCCGCCACCTGCGCGCCCGCCAGGATCAGTTCCAACTCGGCCGGACTCTTGCGCATCCGCTGCTGCATCGTGGCGGGGGCAATGTCCACGGTCTCGCGCGGCGCCAGAAAGGCGTCGAGCTTCGCCTTCTGCGCCAGCGTCAGGTGGTCGCTCTCGTAGCCGACGGCGCGTCCCTGCCCGGCCACATGGGCCACCGCACGCCAGTAATTGTCGCGCGCCCAGTCGGTATAAGTGATGTTGTCGGTCGCGCATCGCCGCCAGGGCTGGCCCGCGTCGATTCCCGCGCTGATCGTCACGGCCTCGGAGGCCGTGACCACCAGCCCATAGGGCCGGCCGAAACTGCAATAGAGAAAGCCCGAGTAATAGGCGACGGTCTGCATCGAGGTCAGCACCGCCACCTCTGCGCCCACGGCATCCATCGCGGAGCGCAGGCCCATCAGGCGGGTGTCGTATTCCTCAGCCGCGAAGGGCAGCGTGGCCTTGTCTCCGTTGTGAAAGCGGAAAAAGTCGGGTCGGGTCATCGAAACCTCCGAGCGGTCGGCCCGGGGCGGCCGAGCCAAGTGGGGTCCCGGCGTTCAGGAGACAGGGCGGGGTGCCCGGGCCATGGGGGCGCTTACCCCCGCGGCGACGCCATCGCCACGCGGCCCGCGCGGGATATTACGCCAAACGCGCGGCCCGGCAAGCGGGCAAATCCTCTGGCGCGAGGCGGGGCGCTTGCCTAGGCTCGCCCCATGCTGCGTTACGCTTTCAGGCGCCTTCTGTCGCTCGGACTCAGCCTGCTCGCCGCGAGCGTCGTGATCTTCACCGTGATCGAGGTGATCCCGGGCGATCCGGCGT
This genomic window from Rhodovulum sp. ES.010 contains:
- a CDS encoding HD domain-containing protein — protein: MTDLVGAARAFAEDRHRDQRRKDAGASPYVTHVAEVAALTEGFGGGVVEIAAAWLHDTVEDCPPTSHDELAAAFGAEVAAIVGALTDDKSLPKAERKRMQVVNAPSKSSGAALVKICDKISNCRAVAETPPVTWSVARRLAYLDWSVEVVTVLPPHHPAARAHFDGVIRAARARIAVEADHSVQ
- a CDS encoding M24 family metallopeptidase codes for the protein MTRPDFFRFHNGDKATLPFAAEEYDTRLMGLRSAMDAVGAEVAVLTSMQTVAYYSGFLYCSFGRPYGLVVTASEAVTISAGIDAGQPWRRCATDNITYTDWARDNYWRAVAHVAGQGRAVGYESDHLTLAQKAKLDAFLAPRETVDIAPATMQQRMRKSPAELELILAGAQVADVGGYAIREAVREGTREIDVAMAGRDAMDLEIARRFPDAEYRDTWVWFQSGLNTDGAHNPVTARALQRGDILSLNTFPMISGYYTALERTMFVAEVDAASLEFWEANVAAHEYGMSLLKPGVTCAEVTHAINAFLAERGLLQYRSFGYGHSFGVLSHYYGREAGLELREDVDTVLEPGMVISMEPMLTIPEGQPGAGGYREHDILIVTAEGAENITDYPYGPGFNVVG